CCGACGGCGACGAACCCGTTGCGCGTCTCCGCCACGTCGTGGAATACGTTGTAGTCGTCGTACGGGTTGGTCGCCGTGTCGGACCGCTTCTTGAACTGCTGAGAGAAGATCTGCGTGGCCTCGTCGTCGAGTTTGACCGCCCATCCCACGGTGTTGTCGTCCGTATCGTCGGTCTCCCCGACCGCGACGTACCCGCCTTCGGAGGCGGGGACGATCCCGTGAAGCCGGTTGTGGTCACCGGGCCCGTACCGCTTCGACCAGTCGATCGACTGGCCCGGTGTCAGCCGGGCGACCCACGCGTCCTGGAACCGACTCGTCCAGCCGGCGAAGACGTATCGCCCCTCCGAGTCGACGGACACGGCCCGCATCGTGTCGGTCGTGTCCGGGTTCGCGTTGAAGGTCCGCCGCCACTGTTCGGCCCCCTCGCCGTCGACCCGGACGGCGATCGCACTCTGCTCGCTCGACCCCTCCTCGTGGGTGTGTCCGGCGACGACGAACCCGTCCCCGGCCGCCGCCACGTCGAACCCCTCGGTGACGCCGCGCTCGGCGAAGGTCGTCTGCCACTCCAGCCGACCGGCGGCGTCGACCTTGTAGAGCCAGATCTCGCTCGCGGTGTCGCCGTCCGCGGGCTCGGCCGTCCCCGCGACGACGAACCCGCCGTCCGAGGCGGGCGCTACCCCGTTCGCTTCCGCGGTCGTCCCGCGGTCGTAGGTGCGGTCCCAGCGCGTCGGCGGCACCGCCTGTCGGCGGCTCGCCGTCGCGCCGCCGACCGAACCGCTGGCCGCGAGCGCCCCCGCGCCGGCGAGACAGCAGCCCCTGATGAATCGTCGCCTGCTCGGTTCCCGTTCCATGCCCGTGGACGCGACCCGGAGTGGTAAAATCCTGTCGGCCTTTCGATCGATAGCCGTTCGCGTCACGCCGCCCGGACGGCGGGCCTCAGCTCCCCAGGCGCTCGCGGGCGAACCGCGCGAGCAGGGGCAGGTCGTCGAGGTGGATCAGTTCCCGCATCGCCAGTCGGTTCCCGTTGTTGACCTTCGCGAGCGTGTCGCCGTCGGCCCGCCGCAGGTCGGCCATCAGCCGGTCGTAGCGGTCGTTGGGCGTGAGATACAGCAGCTCGGTCATCAGCAGGCGCGTGTTCATCTTCGGCGCCACGTCGCTGTGCCAGAGCGTATTGTAGATCTCCATCTGCTCGGCCGACGTGTCGACCGACCCGGTCAGCGCCCGGTCGGCCGTGGCCGCCGCCGCCCGCGCCGAGAGCATCCCCTTGTGGATGCCCTCGCCCCACAGCGGGTCGATCGTGGGGACGGTGTCGCCGATGGCGATGAAGCTGTCGGTGGTCATCCGCCCGGGCTCCTGAATGTGGGCCGACCCGCGGTGTTGCTTGCCGTCCAGACGGGTCGCGTTCTCGAAGCGGGGGTCGCTCTCCAGCCAGTACTCCAGGTAGTCGTCGATCCCCATGCCCTCTTTGGCGTACTCGCGGTGGCTGTCGTTCTGGATGTAACAGAGCCCGACCTTCGCCGTGTCCGCGCCCGTGTGGAACAGCCACGAGTAGCCGCCGGGGGCCAGATCGTGGTCGAGCCGGAGCATCATCGAGTCCGTGCAGTCGGCGAACTCGGGGTGGTCGGGCTCGACGCCCTCGAACTCGTACTCGACGCCGATGGCCTGGCGTTCGCGCTTCAGGTCGGTGACGCCCAGGTCCTTCGCCAGCGGCGCCGCCGGGCCCGTCGCGTCGACCACGACGTCGGCGTAGACCTCCGTCTGCCCGTCGTAGCGGACGCCGACCACGTCGCCATCCTCGGTGATCGGCTTCGAGACGCGCGAGTCGAAGCGGTACTCGGCGCCCGCCTCGCGCCCCTCGGCGACGAGCCAGCGCTTGAACTCGGCGAACTCCAGGACGGCACCGGGCTGGTCGCGGACGAAGTGGTCGTTGGGCGACTCCAGCACGACCGTCTCGGTGAAGTTCATCACGACCTCGTCCGGGACGTTGAACGACGCCATCATCGAAGGGAAGGTTCCGGCGGTCGACTTGTTGCTCTGACGCGGGAACTCGGCCTCGGGTTCGGTCTCGAGGACGAGCACCTCGTAATCTCTCGCCGCAAGATCGCGCGCACACTGCGCTCCGGCGGGCCCGGCACCCGCGATCACCACGTCAAAGCGGTCGCTCATAGACGTTGGTCCGGCGTCTCCGACATTAGTGTTGCTGAACGGTCCGAACCCGTGTGAACCGTTTCCGCCCGCCGCGGACGGCTCGCCGCCGACCCCGTCGCGTCGACGACGTGCAGGCCTACTCCCGCAACAGCCACGCCAGCACGACGCCGCCGAGCAACAGCGCGACGACGCCGAGCGAGCCGCCGCTGGGGACCGTCTCGAACAGGGCGTACCCCACGCCGGCGGTCAGGATCGCCACGACGACGCTCCCGACGGCGTGCAACAGCTCGACCCGCGTCGTCGCCACCGCCGGGTCGGCGTCGCGGTCGATCCCGAGCGCGAAAGTCCCGAGATCCGCCGCGATCACGGCGCCGAACCCGCCGACGAGGACCGGCCCCGCGGACGCGGGACCGACCGCCGCGAACACCGTCGCGGCGAACAGCGCCGCGCCACCGGCGACGACCGACGACTCCGAGCGCCGGACCAGCCCGGCGAGGACGGCTCCCGCCCCGGCGAGGCCGATCAGCGTCGCCATCACCGACCCGCGGATGGCGGCCACGACGGCGACGGACGCGAGGACGGCCAGCGCGTGACTGGCGCGGACGCGCCGCCGGTCGGTCGGGCTGCTCACCGCCACCGGCCGTCACCCCCGTCGGTCGCGACTCGCTCGCCCGAACCGGCCGCGCCACCGGTCGTCGCGTCCGCGCCGCCTCCCGCGTCGACCGATCTCGCCGACCCGCGGTCGACACCGCCCGTCCACTCGACGACGGGGATCCCGGACCGCCGACACGCGTCGAGACGGGTCCGCCGTTCGGTGGCCGCGAGGCGCCGATAGGGGGAGTCCTCGGCGGTCACGTCCGGGCTGGCGACGGTCACGTCGTGGCCCCGGGCGTCGAGCGCGCGGGCGACCTCGACGGGGCGGTCGTCGACGAACGGCGAGCAGACCACGACCTGCGTGTCGCCCGAGAGCTGCACCAGCAGGCGGCCGAAGCCGTCGCCGCCCGTATCGCTTCCACCCTCCGCTGGCGGCCGCCAGCCGAAGGCGTCGTCGGTGCTGAGCGCGTCGAGCAGTCGCTCGCGGTGGGTCCGTCCCGAGGCCGGGGGGAGCCAGCAGTCGCGGGGCGACAGCGCCGCCAGCCCGACGTGACAGTCCGCCTCCGCGAGACCGCCGACGAGCGCGCCCGCGGCGTGGACGCAGGCGTCGACGGCCGGACGGCCGTCGCCCGCGGTCACGTAGGCGGCGGCCCGCGCGTCGACCAGCAGGACGACTTTGACCGTCCGCGGCTGGTCGAAGCGCCTCGTCGCGAGCTCGCCGTCCTTGGCGAAGCGGTTCCAGTCGACGCTCCCGAGCGGGTCGCCCGTCCGGTACTCCCGCAGCGAGTGGAACGCCTGCCCCTCACCGGTCGCCGAGACGGGCTGGCTGCCGGTCAGCCGCGTCGCCAGGTCACCCAGCGGGACCGAACGGTCCTCGTAGGCCGGACGACAGACCACCGTCGAGCGGTCGGTCGCCCGCCGGCCGACGCGGCGACTCGCACCGCTCACGTCCCGTGTCACGACGGTGAGGCTGTCGAACTCGTGGCGGCCCCGGACGGCCTCGAACTCGTAGGCGATCGACGCCCGCTTGCCCGGTCGCAGCGCGGTCGTGTGCCGCGCGGCCCCGTCGACGACTTCCAGGCCGGCGGGCACGTCGTCGGCGAACCGCAGGTCCGGAAGCGTCGCCCCGCTCTCGTTCTCGACGGTGAGCGTCACCCGGACCGTCTCGCCCGGCGCGGGGTCGGTGTCGCTGACGTGGCGCTCGACCGCCAGCTCGGGCGCCGGCGCCTCGGCGGCCCGGCTGTACGCGGCGAACCCGACGCCGGCCAGTCCGACGAGGATCGCGACGGGCCTCCCGAGGAGGATGGCGACCGCCGTCGCCGCCAGCGCGAGCCCGTGGATCCCGGCCCAGCGGCCGGTCCGCTCGAGTCGCTCCTCCCCGCGGTCGAGCCCGGCACCGACGGCAGCCGTCTCAGTCATCGGCGACACCTCCCGAGCGGTCCCGCCCGCCGACTCGACCGCTGCTGTCCGGACCGCTCGCTTCGCCGCCGTCAGTTCGGTCCCGGAGCCGTGCGACGGCCGCCGCGGCGCGCTCGGCTCGCCGATCGAAGTCGGGCTCGACGCCCTCGTGGACGGACTCCTCGCCGTCGGCGAACAGCGCGGCCGCGTCGGGGTCGTCGGTCCACGAGCCCTCGGCGACCCGGCGCTCGGCATCCTCGGGCGCGAGACCCGCGAACCGTTCCAGCGCGCCGACGGCGGCGACGCGCAACCGCTCGCGGGCCCGGTCGCGTTCGGCCGCGTCGCGCCGACCGACGCCCGCGTCCGCGACCGCCGCGGCGAGGTCGTCGCCGGGGACCCCGTACGCCGGCCGTTCGCCCACCTGCGGGAGGCCACCGGACGGCGCGTCGCCGCCCTCGAACCGTTCGAGGGCCGCGAGCGCGACGCCGGCCAGCGCGACGAGCCAGACCCCGAGCGTCGCCAGCGTCGCCCAGTCGAACGCGACCAGCCCCGGCCGGAACGTCAGGACGACCCCGGCGACGACCGCCGCGATCCCGACCGTCAGCAGGGCTCGACGCCGGCGGTTCACGCGTTCTCACCGCCCTCGCTCCTGCCGTCACCGCCGGCGTCGAGCCTGTCGGCCAGCCGGCCGGCGCTGCGCTCCTGTTCGTCCGTCGGGGACCGGCGGCCGTACCGAACGGCCTCGAAACCGCGGGTCACGCTCTCGACGGCGTCGTCGGGGTAGCCGCGGTCGACGGCGGTCGCAGCCGTCTCCCCCGGTGTCGCCGACTCGTCGACGCCCTCGACGCGGTCGCGGAGCCGACGCCACGCACGGACGACGGCGCTGTCGGCGGGCGAGTCGTAGCTCGGGTCGACCGACGGCGTGGGGGGCTCGGACGGTCGGTCGCCGTCACCGTCGTCGTCTCGCGGCGGTGCGCGGGAGTCGTCGCCGGTCAGGAGCACGGCGAGGACGGCTGCGACGAGCAACCCGCCGACGAGGCCGGCGACGAGCAGCGTCGAGACGCCGCCGTCCTCACCGCTCTGGTCGGGTGGAACCGGTGTCTCCCCGTCGATCACGTCGCGCGAGTCGGTCGCGGTCGTCGCGTTCTCACCGCCGCTGCCGGCGGGGAGGGGGCCGGTCGGCATCGGCTCGGTCGGCGTCGTCCCGGAGTACAGCGTCGGCTGGTCGGGCCCGCCGAACGAGCCGGCGGCCGTCACGAGCGCGACCAGCGCGAAGAGGGCGATCAGGGCGGTCGCGAATCGTCTCACGAGCGAGAGTGTTCTCCCCAACTACAAGTTTTTACCGACCGTCGGTCGGGTCACAGTCACCCGGCTCGGAGCCCCTCGGGACGGACTCGGCCGCCGAATCGATTGCCTCGGCGGCCTCGGCAGCGGAACTCCGCTCGTCGTCGGCCGACTCTCCGCCGTATCGGACCGCGCGGAACCGGTCGGTGATCGTCGCGACCGCTTCGCTCGGCAGGCTGCGGTCGAGCGCCCGCGCCGCCACGTCGCCGGGGGTCGCCGTCCCGTCGGCGTCCGTCCGGTCGCGGAGGCGTCGCCACGCTCGCGTGACCGCGCTCTCGTCGGGCGATCCGTACGCGGGCGAGACGCCCGGCGTCGGATCCTCGCCGGCGGAATCGTCGTCGGGGACGGCGGGCGCCCGGTCGTCGTGGCCGGTCAGGAAAACGACGAGCAGGCCGGCCGCGAGCAGCGAGCCGCCGACGGCGGGGACGACGAACGGGGAGACGCCGCCGGAGTTGCCCGCCGCGGCCGTCGTCGGCGTCGCGGCCCGCTGGACCTCGGAGTCGGCCGCGTCGCCCGGTACCCCGGTCGGTGGCGGCTCCGCGGTGGGCGTCGCCGATCCCGTCGGCGTCTCGCCACCGGAGACGACGGGGCCGGTGACCGCGCCGAGCGTACCCGCGGCTCCCGCGAGCGCGACGAGCGCGAGGACAGCGATCAGGGCGGTACCGAGACGCTGCACGTCGAGCACTGAGACGGCGGTCGGACAAGTGATTTCCGGCTGAAAGGACTGGTAGCGGTGGCGGGTGCGGTGGCTGTGTAGTGTGGATGCGGTGGCGGGTGCGGATGCGGTGGCGGGTGCGGATGCGGTGGCGGGTGCGGATGCGGTGGCGGGTGCGGATGCGGTGGCGGGTGCGGATGCGGTGGCGGGTGCGGATGCGGTGGCGGGTGCGGTGGCTGTGTAGTGTGGATGCGGTGGCGGGTGCGGATGCGGTGGCGGCCGGCATCCGGCGCGTAGCGCCGGTTCACCGCATCGAGGCCGAAGGCCGAGATGCGGCTTTTTCACCCATGTTTTTGGCGACCGGGTTCCCGCAGGGAGCGAAGCGACCGAGGAAACCCGGTCACGAAAAAGATGGTAACTACTGGGTCTAGTAGAACTCGCGGACGAGGTCCATCGCGTCGTCGGGAGCGCCGTCGGGGATGTCGGACATGTCCTGGTCGATGCCCTCGCGTTTCTCCCACGGGACCGAGTCGTCGTCCTGGTAGATGACGCCCATGTACTCCTTGTCGCCCTCGAGGATCTTCTCCTTGGCGGCCTCGCGGTCGTGGGGGTCGTGGTCCTCCTCGGAGAGGTCGACGATGGAGTCGCGGAAGTAGTCGTAGGTGTCGACGTCGTTGAAGGTCACACAGGGCGAGTAGGTGTTGACGAACCCGAAGCCGTCGTGTTCGACGGCCTTCTGGATGATCTCGGCGTGCCGCTGCGCGTCCGAGGAGAACGACTGCGCGATGAAGGTCGCCCCGGAGGCGAGCGCGAGCGCGAGCGGGTTGACCGGGGGCATCTGCGGGCCATCGGGGGTCGTCGAGGTCTCGAAGTCCTGGCGGCTGGTCGGCGACGCCTGACC
The window above is part of the Halosimplex rubrum genome. Proteins encoded here:
- a CDS encoding digeranylgeranylglycerophospholipid reductase; this translates as MSDRFDVVIAGAGPAGAQCARDLAARDYEVLVLETEPEAEFPRQSNKSTAGTFPSMMASFNVPDEVVMNFTETVVLESPNDHFVRDQPGAVLEFAEFKRWLVAEGREAGAEYRFDSRVSKPITEDGDVVGVRYDGQTEVYADVVVDATGPAAPLAKDLGVTDLKRERQAIGVEYEFEGVEPDHPEFADCTDSMMLRLDHDLAPGGYSWLFHTGADTAKVGLCYIQNDSHREYAKEGMGIDDYLEYWLESDPRFENATRLDGKQHRGSAHIQEPGRMTTDSFIAIGDTVPTIDPLWGEGIHKGMLSARAAAATADRALTGSVDTSAEQMEIYNTLWHSDVAPKMNTRLLMTELLYLTPNDRYDRLMADLRRADGDTLAKVNNGNRLAMRELIHLDDLPLLARFARERLGS
- a CDS encoding DUF7519 family protein, which produces MSSPTDRRRVRASHALAVLASVAVVAAIRGSVMATLIGLAGAGAVLAGLVRRSESSVVAGGAALFAATVFAAVGPASAGPVLVGGFGAVIAADLGTFALGIDRDADPAVATTRVELLHAVGSVVVAILTAGVGYALFETVPSGGSLGVVALLLGGVVLAWLLRE
- a CDS encoding DUF58 domain-containing protein gives rise to the protein MTETAAVGAGLDRGEERLERTGRWAGIHGLALAATAVAILLGRPVAILVGLAGVGFAAYSRAAEAPAPELAVERHVSDTDPAPGETVRVTLTVENESGATLPDLRFADDVPAGLEVVDGAARHTTALRPGKRASIAYEFEAVRGRHEFDSLTVVTRDVSGASRRVGRRATDRSTVVCRPAYEDRSVPLGDLATRLTGSQPVSATGEGQAFHSLREYRTGDPLGSVDWNRFAKDGELATRRFDQPRTVKVVLLVDARAAAYVTAGDGRPAVDACVHAAGALVGGLAEADCHVGLAALSPRDCWLPPASGRTHRERLLDALSTDDAFGWRPPAEGGSDTGGDGFGRLLVQLSGDTQVVVCSPFVDDRPVEVARALDARGHDVTVASPDVTAEDSPYRRLAATERRTRLDACRRSGIPVVEWTGGVDRGSARSVDAGGGADATTGGAAGSGERVATDGGDGRWR
- a CDS encoding DUF7269 family protein; amino-acid sequence: MNRRRRALLTVGIAAVVAGVVLTFRPGLVAFDWATLATLGVWLVALAGVALAALERFEGGDAPSGGLPQVGERPAYGVPGDDLAAAVADAGVGRRDAAERDRARERLRVAAVGALERFAGLAPEDAERRVAEGSWTDDPDAAALFADGEESVHEGVEPDFDRRAERAAAAVARLRDRTDGGEASGPDSSGRVGGRDRSGGVADD
- a CDS encoding DUF4129 domain-containing protein, which translates into the protein MRRFATALIALFALVALVTAAGSFGGPDQPTLYSGTTPTEPMPTGPLPAGSGGENATTATDSRDVIDGETPVPPDQSGEDGGVSTLLVAGLVGGLLVAAVLAVLLTGDDSRAPPRDDDGDGDRPSEPPTPSVDPSYDSPADSAVVRAWRRLRDRVEGVDESATPGETAATAVDRGYPDDAVESVTRGFEAVRYGRRSPTDEQERSAGRLADRLDAGGDGRSEGGENA
- a CDS encoding DUF4129 domain-containing protein; its protein translation is MQRLGTALIAVLALVALAGAAGTLGAVTGPVVSGGETPTGSATPTAEPPPTGVPGDAADSEVQRAATPTTAAAGNSGGVSPFVVPAVGGSLLAAGLLVVFLTGHDDRAPAVPDDDSAGEDPTPGVSPAYGSPDESAVTRAWRRLRDRTDADGTATPGDVAARALDRSLPSEAVATITDRFRAVRYGGESADDERSSAAEAAEAIDSAAESVPRGSEPGDCDPTDGR
- a CDS encoding 2-oxoacid:ferredoxin oxidoreductase subunit beta, with protein sequence MSSDVRFTDFKSDKQPTWCPGCGDFGTMNGMMKALAETGNDPDNTFVVAGIGCSGKIGTYMHSYALHGVHGRALPVGIGVKLANPDLEVMVAGGDGDGYSIGAGHFVHAVRRNVDMSYVVMDNRIYGLTKGQASPTSRQDFETSTTPDGPQMPPVNPLALALASGATFIAQSFSSDAQRHAEIIQKAVEHDGFGFVNTYSPCVTFNDVDTYDYFRDSIVDLSEEDHDPHDREAAKEKILEGDKEYMGVIYQDDDSVPWEKREGIDQDMSDIPDGAPDDAMDLVREFY